The segment GCGCAGTTGACCGTCAACATCGGCCGGCGCGAACGTTGGCTGGCGCGATGAACCGCGCGAGCAACCAATTCCTTGCCCGCGCCACTCTCGCCACGAATCAACACCGACCCGCTCGCGTTTCCCACTCGCTCGATCTTGGCCTTTAACTTCATCACCGACGGACTGGAACCAATGAAGTCATCGGAGTCCGCGTTGCGATCGGCGATGCGACGACTCTCGACTCGCAAGACATCATTTTCGATCGCGCGAGCTAAACCGACGGCCAAGAGTCGCCCAGCGGCGACGGACAACTCAAAGTGTCGTTCTTGAAATCGGGGCGTAGAACGGTACAGATGCAAGACGCCCAACTTTTGATCACCGTTATCGAGCGGCACATAGATCACATCGGACCAAGGGCCGTCGATCTTCAAGCCATCTAAATTGGGTCCATTCAGATCGGTTTGGGTTTCCTCGTTGATCAACAAAGCTTCGCCGTGCCGTACCACTCGCCGAACCAGCGCCCGACTGATTGAAACCGCGTCGGCTTGTTCGGGTGGGAAAACACGAAGCGGCTTCAACCGGCCGTCGCCAGTATCGAACGACACGGCAACAACGTCCGCATCGGTTCGGTCTCGCAGCAGTTCCAGAACCGTTTCGATGACTTCACTGGATCCCTCACTCTTCAGCAATTGCAGGCTAAGTGTGTACAAGTCGATCAGGTGGCCAGCCTTGGCAACGCCCTCGACCGGATCGTCCAGATCGTTTCGCCAGCTTCGCCGAGTCGGCGCATCCTGGACCATCGTTTGGGTGTGGATCGTCTCGTCATTGGAATCCATATCGGGCTCGACCAATTGCAGGTCCGTACTGCCGATCGAAACGACGGACTCGTCCAGCAGTCGAGCATGGTCAGTTTTTTGGCCATTCACGCGAGTCCCGTTTCGGCTGCTGGTGTCACGAAGGTGCCAATTACCGTCTTCGAAATAGACGACGGCGTGAAATCGCGAACTGACCGGATCACTCAACATGATCTCACAAGACGAACCTCGTCCGATATGCAACGGACGCGATCGATCCAGGGGAAACTGCTTCCCTTTCTCGGGACCACTGCGAACCGCTAAGTAGGCGACCATGAATCATTCTGGCTCATTTACGGGGACTGCGATGCTGCCAGCGACAATCTCGCGTTCGTCTCATTTTAAGGCGCGATCGAATTGCATGCGACCAGTGGTCGTGATTCCACGCCCTGGCGTGCTGCAATGGTTTTGGTGTTGGTTTTGACCGTCCTTTTGTTCAGGTTCGCGAATTTCGCACCTGCCCGTGATTACCATTGTTCGGTACGGTATTAGCTAATTGGTATTATCAATTGACGGGTACCGCAGCGTGCATGTGTCGTAACTTCGATCGGCAGCACTCTGGTTTTGACCACAATACGACTGAACGGGCCCTATGAAGCCGAACGCCACCACTGTCGACCTCTCCGCCGACACGATCGAGTCCGCCATCCGAGGGATGGGCATCGCGATTCCGAAGTTCCGAGCTGGTCATCTAGCGAGTGCCAATTTCGCCGACAAAATGTCGTGCACCACGTCAAGCCAGTCTCGAAAGGTCGCTGCGCTCTACCGGCGCACCGGAATCGAGCACAGGGGCAGTGTCTTGCTGGAAGAGAACCACGATTTAGAAATCGTCAACGAATTCTACCCACCGCTGATTTCGCCCGAAGATCGTGGCCCGACCACCCAACAACGAAGCGATCGATACGCTCTCGAAGCGCCTCAATTAGCGACTCAAGCGTCATTGAAAGCTCTGAAATCCAGCGGCACAACGGCAGATCAAATCACTCACCTGGTGACCGTTTCATGCACCGGATTTAGCGCCCCCGGCGTCGACATTGAATTGATCGATCGTTTAGGTTTACCGCCGACGACCCAGCGCGTTCAAGTTGGATTCATGGGATGCCACGGTGCCATCAACGGTCTGCGCGCCGCGTCCGGTTTGGTCGCAGCCTCGCCAGACGCCAACGTGCTGATGTGCAGTGTCGAACTTTGCAGCCTGCACTACCAATACGGATACGACCCCGATCGCATTGTTAGCGGAGCGTTGTTTGCTGATGGTGCAGCAGCCGTCGTGCTCAATCGCGCCCACACCGACGCCGCCCTTTCGGACGACACGAATGACTCGGCATTCGGGTCCATCGGATCCGTGGCTGCAACAGGTTCCTACTTGGTCGCCGACAGCCGGGATGCGATGACTTGGTTGATTGGCGACAACGGCTTTGAAATGACGCTGTCCGCCAAAGTCCCTGGGCTGATCGAAAAGTACCTAAAATCATTCATGGTGGATTGGCTTGCTGGCCAAGGCGAAACGATTGAATCGGTTCAGGGCTGGGCTGTTCATCCGGGCGGATCGCGAATCTTGACTGCGGCCGAAACTAGCTTGAAACTGGATGCCGACGCTCTCAGCGTTTCTCGCAAAGTTCTGTCGGATCACGGCAACATGTCATCAGCGACGATGCTGTTCATTTTGCAACGTTTCGCAGAACAGGGTCGCCCGAAACCATGGGTAATGCTGGGCTTTGGCCCTGGGCTTGAAATCGAGGTCGCACTGATCCGATAGGCGCTAGTTCGATAGACGTTGATTAATAGTTGCCTAGCTCGACGGCAGCCAGATCTTTCCGCCGTCGCTCGTGGATGCCTGCGTCGCGCCAACGCGTTTGGCTTTGATTCGAACATACGGGGGAATAAATTTGGCACGGTGGCCAAACGAGCCGACCTCGGCATCCGCTTTGGCGTGCAGCGGTTCAGTCAGATCCTCGATCACGAACCCAGATCGACACATCCCGCCGACGATCTCTTCCCATCGATGCAAGTATTCCACGGCTCCCGACTCTCGCAGTCGCTTTGTCGCGCTGCGGGTCACCGCGTGCGTCGAAGCAGGCGGAGCCGGAATCGGTTGGTTAGGTTGGCTGGACGATTTTGTTTGGCGATAGTAGGGATGCAGATTCGAATAGCCGCCGCTTGAATTTGGCTCGACTGAGCTTTGCAAACTGCCCGGCTGCTTGTGCTGGCTGATGTAGAGTGCTCCGGACCGCGAGACTCTTGCGACCTCAGCAAAAACGCGTGCGATGTTGGGCACATAACAAGTGCTGACTGGCTGGATCACAATGTCGAATTCACCGCCCGCGAACATCGACAAATCGTCCATCGAGGTCTCAAAAAGCCGCAACGAGTAGCCACGTTCGGCCGCCACGCGGCGGTCGAGTTCTAGCATCGCGCCGCTCAAATCAACCACCGTGACGTCAGCTCCGGCGGCCGCATAGAGCGAACTCTGGCGACCACCGCCTGCGGCCAAGCACAGCAAACGGCGGCCCTGGATCGACTTTCCCAACCAGCCGGCGGCATCGACCGTCCTTAGTGGATCTGCCAGCTCGCAGTCTTTCGCCGGCCGGCACAGCGGATCGCCAGCCGCCGCCATCGAGTCGTAAACCTTTCGGTTGGTTCGCAAATAGTCGTCAGACATCCCATAAACCGTTGTTCTGTAGTTGCAGCAATGAAGGTGAACGTCTGAGCGCTATTGAGAATTCCCGACGCCGATTTGCTGTGCATGTTGCCACCGGGTGTACCCAAAAAAATGTCGAAAAAAACGGCTTCATCCAGTTTTGACGACACGACAGGGAACTTTGGCCCTCGTTTGGGCATCACAACAGGGTCGAAAGCAATGACTGCTTTCCATTACCGCTATCATGCCAAGCCAGACGATGATTCTGAATAGCAGCCAAGCGGGCGGTGGGCGAGTCGGGAAACGCAACCTCGATCGAGCCCCAATTATTGACCCACGGTTTTAACGCGATGACATTCTCTCAAGCACACGTCGACCACCTACTGAGCGGCTATTTGGATGAAGCCCTCACATCCGACGAGCAAGCCGAGGTCGAAAACTGGCTTCGTACTGACCCGACGATCGGCGCACAATTGAACAAGCTTCGCGAAATGCGTAAGTCGCTTCGACTGATTGCTTCGATCGACCGTACGCATCAACTCGACAAAGGGTTTGCCGGCCGAGTCGTCGAAGCCGCTGTGGCTCGAGCCCGCGCCGAAGGACTAGCCGAAGACCATCCGTTGGTACGCGTTTCGGAACATCCCACGTCGCTGCATCAGCCCGGTGATTCGGTATCGTGGTTGCGGATGGCCGGCGTGATTGGCGGAATCGCCGCCAGCGTCGGAATCGCGGTCCTGGCTTTCGGTCCAGACGCTGATGACGCTGCCTTGAAGTCACCACCACCAACCCACGCGATCGCCAAGCTTGAACCGGCCAAGACTCCCGAAACGGTCGCGATGGATATCGCCATTTCGGATTCGATTCCGACGCACCCATCGGCAGCCCTCCAATCGCCCGATTTGAT is part of the Rubripirellula reticaptiva genome and harbors:
- a CDS encoding sigma 54-interacting transcriptional regulator is translated as MVAYLAVRSGPEKGKQFPLDRSRPLHIGRGSSCEIMLSDPVSSRFHAVVYFEDGNWHLRDTSSRNGTRVNGQKTDHARLLDESVVSIGSTDLQLVEPDMDSNDETIHTQTMVQDAPTRRSWRNDLDDPVEGVAKAGHLIDLYTLSLQLLKSEGSSEVIETVLELLRDRTDADVVAVSFDTGDGRLKPLRVFPPEQADAVSISRALVRRVVRHGEALLINEETQTDLNGPNLDGLKIDGPWSDVIYVPLDNGDQKLGVLHLYRSTPRFQERHFELSVAAGRLLAVGLARAIENDVLRVESRRIADRNADSDDFIGSSPSVMKLKAKIERVGNASGSVLIRGESGAGKELVARAVHRASQRSRRPMLTVNCAAIPSELIESQLFGHKKGSFTGADNDHVGWFQQSHTGTLFLDEIGELTLEGQAKLLRILEGHPFLPVGATEEVLVDVRVLAATNRDLAEFVREKKFREDLFYRLSVFELLVPPLRDRGDDIDILIDHFLDHFRRQHGRAALKLSDAARSRLCEYAWPGNVRQLRNVIDSAVVMADEPTIEVDDLGLRDAGLSQLDTLRIDEWERRLITKALERSAGSVPDAAKLLGISRATAYRKITEYEINR
- a CDS encoding type III polyketide synthase; this translates as MKPNATTVDLSADTIESAIRGMGIAIPKFRAGHLASANFADKMSCTTSSQSRKVAALYRRTGIEHRGSVLLEENHDLEIVNEFYPPLISPEDRGPTTQQRSDRYALEAPQLATQASLKALKSSGTTADQITHLVTVSCTGFSAPGVDIELIDRLGLPPTTQRVQVGFMGCHGAINGLRAASGLVAASPDANVLMCSVELCSLHYQYGYDPDRIVSGALFADGAAAVVLNRAHTDAALSDDTNDSAFGSIGSVAATGSYLVADSRDAMTWLIGDNGFEMTLSAKVPGLIEKYLKSFMVDWLAGQGETIESVQGWAVHPGGSRILTAAETSLKLDADALSVSRKVLSDHGNMSSATMLFILQRFAEQGRPKPWVMLGFGPGLEIEVALIR
- a CDS encoding class I SAM-dependent methyltransferase: MAAAGDPLCRPAKDCELADPLRTVDAAGWLGKSIQGRRLLCLAAGGGRQSSLYAAAGADVTVVDLSGAMLELDRRVAAERGYSLRLFETSMDDLSMFAGGEFDIVIQPVSTCYVPNIARVFAEVARVSRSGALYISQHKQPGSLQSSVEPNSSGGYSNLHPYYRQTKSSSQPNQPIPAPPASTHAVTRSATKRLRESGAVEYLHRWEEIVGGMCRSGFVIEDLTEPLHAKADAEVGSFGHRAKFIPPYVRIKAKRVGATQASTSDGGKIWLPSS